The Triticum aestivum cultivar Chinese Spring chromosome 7B, IWGSC CS RefSeq v2.1, whole genome shotgun sequence genome window below encodes:
- the LOC123156286 gene encoding egg cell-secreted protein 1.1-like, which translates to MASSGSLLPTLLALLLLQVAATASAATMTTFVRAADLAERLEGPVSQQCWETLLHIKSCTGEIILFFLNGEAYLGPGCCRAIRVIEQRCWAADLLLSVIGFTPEEGDMLKGYCDAGDDNGGGEGQHHSISGSSPAPPPHRVLDGVASGDGTVAAAARAGRKGLGGPLG; encoded by the coding sequence ATGGCCTCTTCAGGCTCTCTCCTTCCCACCCTGCTGGCGTTGCTCCTGCTCCAGGTCGCCGCCACGGCGTCAGCGGCGACTATGACGACGTTCGTCCGGGCGGCCGACCTCGCCGAGCGGCTAGAGGGGCCGGTGTCGCAGCAGTGCTGGGAGACGTTGCTGCACATCAAGTCGTGCACGGGGGAGATCATCCTCTTCTTCCTAAACGGCGAGGCGTACCTGGGGCCCGGCTGCTGCCGCGCCATCCGCGTCATCGAGCAGCGCTGCTGGGCCGCCGACCTCTTGCTGTCCGTCATCGGGTTCACCCCGGAGGAGGGGGACATGCTCAAGGGCTACTGCGACGCAGGCGACGAcaacggcggcggcgaggggcagcACCATAGCATCAGCGGATCATCtccggccccgccgccgcaccgTGTTCTTGATGGCGTTGCATCTGGCGACGGCACCGTGGCGGCCGCCGCGCGCGCGGGTAGGAAAGGGCTCGGTGGGCCGTTAGGCTGA
- the LOC123155723 gene encoding egg cell-secreted protein 1.1-like has product MASSGSLHPTLLVLLLLTVAATASTTTTFVRAGAPPADLAERLQGVGQQQCWEILMDIRSCTGEIILFFLNGEAYLGPGCCRAIRAIEQRCWAADAMLSVIGFTAEEGDMLKGYCDAGDDGNAGKGQRHGIRGTLAAAAVVAGRKGLGAP; this is encoded by the coding sequence ATGGCTTCCTCCGGctctctccaccccaccctcctcgtGCTGCTCCTGCTCACAGTCGCCGCCACCGCGTCGACGACCACGACGTTCGTCCGGGCGGGAGCTCCTCCTGCCGACCTCGCCGAGCGGCTGCAGGGAGTGGGGCAGCAGCAGTGCTGGGAGATTCTGATGGACATCAGGTCGTGCACGGGGGAgatcatcctcttcttcctcaaCGGCGAGGCGTACCTGGGGCCCGGGTGCTGCCGCGCCATCCGCGCCATCGAGCAGCGCTGCTGGGCCGCCGACGCCATGCTGTCCGTCATCGGGTTCACCGCGGAGGAGGGGGACATGCTCAAGGGCTACTGCGACGCGGGCGACGACGGCAAcgccggcaagggacagcgccatgGCATCCGAGGGACCCTGGCCGCTGCGGCGGTTGTCGCGGGAAGGAAAGGGCTTGGTGCCCCATGA